Proteins encoded by one window of Musa acuminata AAA Group cultivar baxijiao chromosome BXJ2-9, Cavendish_Baxijiao_AAA, whole genome shotgun sequence:
- the LOC103999225 gene encoding uncharacterized protein LOC103999225 isoform X1 yields MDGGEYASSRGPGAPTPARVSLAHLVSPSRRRLSSCFEEPSRPALKKIAWVSLQGRLVGAEEATSAGAIGGGLSADEAVAWDLFSPLHRVLVVAVVAAAAYNSKRARQIEQFQRSVELRDQVLLSMQQKLDNLCEQMNSLQDQPVKCISGLSLENDRFNAEVKQLQVASQFCGSRTSLLEFNPESGSLPLCRHVSSGLHGGKDATGIESAKEEAFNADNLIPTEQEERRMSDLSDFNWSVTSSVDFQLSALASEQEFYNLRKECEEKDAKIKELAIAVDAFRAADCKRITELEEIIRRKNLVISKLKKDKAVLEKQVVELTRLRRSSSTALDTSNLQPPVMANNILYDMSSTSPSSSDPDSPMTSKQYHSQRSVAEDNPQRHDIRMAEIISPSSVEHLIPLNKSNDGSLKQQFISPLKENQRIQRSEPASALRQRRIVHFSEDSKRTRRAAHQKANYTSSKMRWT; encoded by the exons ATGGACGGCGGCGAGTACGCGTCCAGCCGCGGCCCGGGCGCTCCGACGCCGGCGCGTGTCTCGCTTGCCCACCTCGTCTCCCCCTCCCGTCGCCGCCTCTCTAGCTGTTTCGAAGAGCCGAGCCGGCCGGCGCTGAAGAAGATCGCTTGGGTCTCGCTCCAGGGCCGCCTCGTCGGCGCAGAGGAGGCCACATCGGCCGGCGCAATCGGAGGCGGCTTGAGCGCTGATGAAGCGGTGGCATGGGATCTCTTTAGCCCTCTCCATCGGGTCCTCGTTGTCGCCGTCGTCGCGGCAGCCGCTTACAACTCGAAGAGGGCTCGGCAGATCGAACAGTTTCAGAGATCCGTAGAGCTAAGG GACCAGGTGCTCCTCAGCATGCAACAGAAGCTTGATAATTTATGTGAGCAGATGAACTCCCTTCAGGATCAACCAGTCAAATGCATTTCGGGGCTTTCATTGGAGAATGATCGATTCAATGCTGAGGTGAAACAATTACAGGTTGCATCTCAATTTTGTGGTTCTAGGACTTCACTGCTGGAGTTTAACCCTGAGAGTGGAAGTTTGCCTCTTTGTAGACACGTATCAAGTGGGCTACATGGAGGGAAA GATGCCACTGGGATAGAGTCTGCAAAAGAGGAGGCCTTCAACGCAGATAATTTGATCCCAACGGAGCAAGAAGAGCGTCGGATGTCTGATTTGTCTGATTTTAATTGGAGTGTTACATCTTCTGTTGACTTTCAG CTAAGTGCATTAGCATCAGAGCAAGAATTCTATAACCTTCGCAAGGAGTGTGAAGAGAAGGATGCAAAAATAAAGGAATTAGCTATTGCTGTCGATGCATTCAGGGCTGCTGACTGTAAG AGGATAACGGAACTTGAAGAAATCATAAGAAGGAAGAACTTGGTGATCTCCAAACTGAAGAAAGATAAGGCTGTTCTCGAGAAACAG GTTGTTGAGCTTACAAGGCTCCGGAGAAGTTCTTCTACTGCTTTGGACACTAGCAATCTGCAGCCTCCAGTCATGGCAAATAATATCCTGTATGACATGAGTAGTACTAGTCCATCATCTTCTGACCCGGATTCTCCTATGACCAGCAAACAATACCATTCTCAACGTTCTGTTGCTGAGGATAATCCTCAGCGTCATGACATTAGAATGGCTGAAATTATAAGTCCATCCTCAGTGGAGCATTTAATTCCCTTGAACAAATCAAATGATGGGTCTCTAAAGCAACAATTTATTAGTCCTCTTAAAGAGAACCAAAGGATTCAGAGATCTGAACCAGCTTCTGCATTAAGACAGAGACGAATTGTGCATTTTAGTGAAGATTCCAAGAGAACCAGAAGGGCTGCTCACCAGAAAGCAAATTACACCTCTTCAAAAATGAGATGGACCTAA
- the LOC103999225 gene encoding uncharacterized protein LOC103999225 isoform X2, with the protein MDGGEYASSRGPGAPTPARVSLAHLVSPSRRRLSSCFEEPSRPALKKIAWVSLQGRLVGAEEATSAGAIGGGLSADEAVAWDLFSPLHRVLVVAVVAAAAYNSKRARQIEQFQRSVELRDQVLLSMQQKLDNLCEQMNSLQDQPVKCISGLSLENDRFNAEDATGIESAKEEAFNADNLIPTEQEERRMSDLSDFNWSVTSSVDFQLSALASEQEFYNLRKECEEKDAKIKELAIAVDAFRAADCKRITELEEIIRRKNLVISKLKKDKAVLEKQVVELTRLRRSSSTALDTSNLQPPVMANNILYDMSSTSPSSSDPDSPMTSKQYHSQRSVAEDNPQRHDIRMAEIISPSSVEHLIPLNKSNDGSLKQQFISPLKENQRIQRSEPASALRQRRIVHFSEDSKRTRRAAHQKANYTSSKMRWT; encoded by the exons ATGGACGGCGGCGAGTACGCGTCCAGCCGCGGCCCGGGCGCTCCGACGCCGGCGCGTGTCTCGCTTGCCCACCTCGTCTCCCCCTCCCGTCGCCGCCTCTCTAGCTGTTTCGAAGAGCCGAGCCGGCCGGCGCTGAAGAAGATCGCTTGGGTCTCGCTCCAGGGCCGCCTCGTCGGCGCAGAGGAGGCCACATCGGCCGGCGCAATCGGAGGCGGCTTGAGCGCTGATGAAGCGGTGGCATGGGATCTCTTTAGCCCTCTCCATCGGGTCCTCGTTGTCGCCGTCGTCGCGGCAGCCGCTTACAACTCGAAGAGGGCTCGGCAGATCGAACAGTTTCAGAGATCCGTAGAGCTAAGG GACCAGGTGCTCCTCAGCATGCAACAGAAGCTTGATAATTTATGTGAGCAGATGAACTCCCTTCAGGATCAACCAGTCAAATGCATTTCGGGGCTTTCATTGGAGAATGATCGATTCAATGCTGAG GATGCCACTGGGATAGAGTCTGCAAAAGAGGAGGCCTTCAACGCAGATAATTTGATCCCAACGGAGCAAGAAGAGCGTCGGATGTCTGATTTGTCTGATTTTAATTGGAGTGTTACATCTTCTGTTGACTTTCAG CTAAGTGCATTAGCATCAGAGCAAGAATTCTATAACCTTCGCAAGGAGTGTGAAGAGAAGGATGCAAAAATAAAGGAATTAGCTATTGCTGTCGATGCATTCAGGGCTGCTGACTGTAAG AGGATAACGGAACTTGAAGAAATCATAAGAAGGAAGAACTTGGTGATCTCCAAACTGAAGAAAGATAAGGCTGTTCTCGAGAAACAG GTTGTTGAGCTTACAAGGCTCCGGAGAAGTTCTTCTACTGCTTTGGACACTAGCAATCTGCAGCCTCCAGTCATGGCAAATAATATCCTGTATGACATGAGTAGTACTAGTCCATCATCTTCTGACCCGGATTCTCCTATGACCAGCAAACAATACCATTCTCAACGTTCTGTTGCTGAGGATAATCCTCAGCGTCATGACATTAGAATGGCTGAAATTATAAGTCCATCCTCAGTGGAGCATTTAATTCCCTTGAACAAATCAAATGATGGGTCTCTAAAGCAACAATTTATTAGTCCTCTTAAAGAGAACCAAAGGATTCAGAGATCTGAACCAGCTTCTGCATTAAGACAGAGACGAATTGTGCATTTTAGTGAAGATTCCAAGAGAACCAGAAGGGCTGCTCACCAGAAAGCAAATTACACCTCTTCAAAAATGAGATGGACCTAA
- the LOC135585518 gene encoding uncharacterized protein LOC135585518 translates to MEYKPTKIIARETRPRGGHNSALRSPSSPFAASMEKFVEPVHSPQQNPKPPLRPHWKRMIAELEGRVPFCYRRQASQLLLDSLAEVRIFEHNYRTEPDGCPTHMARMANVANLDMPVSYLRQGTSGLDFDTKGIYLASVTKTGCLTVHDFETLYCTIYGPKSSSLEDETKDLLHIYTSKALDYVRWNPTNQDEVACASRQHDKVMLFDIGYISSEPVEVLEKGKSKFSHHTCELYNGLSEIMFASADKSRLLASGLDGAIYIWDKRLSNFPCLELTTNSHSQLNSIALDLEDRVVFGASKQGIIYAWDLRGGRPSYAFQSHNDASCSLLASLKVSSMLERITTLKAQSNIVSREIHSISFDPSCYHQLAFHLDDGWSGVLNVSSFNVTHVHCPPPAWLDGMDISTSSIMRRPSWLPTCSIYAVGSSSGNGLYLLDFYPGTSSACHVDFIEESQNTYKEYRGAVKNQYVPVSQNILVCAVHPLNETIIAGTKESSLLVVSPRLQELQSTNSTT, encoded by the exons atggaataTAAACCTACAAAAATAATTGCGCGGGAAACCCGACCGCGCGGGGGACATAACTCGGCCCTCCGGTCTCCGTCTTCTCCCTTCGCCGCCTCCATGGAAAAGTTCGTCGAGCCCGTTCACTCACCTCAACAAAACCCTAAGCCTCCTCTCAG GCCTCACTGGAAGCGGATGATCGCCGAACTCGAAGGAAGAGTGCCTTTCTGTTATCGGCGCCAAGCTTCTCAGCTTCTGCTTGATTCGCTTGCCGAG GTTAGGATTTTCGAACATAATTACAGAACCGAACCTGATGGCTGTCCGACGCAC ATGGCACGGATGGCTaacgttgcaaatctggacatgcCGGTTTCTTATTTAAG GCAGGGGACTTCTGGATTAGACTTCGACACCAAG GGAATTTATCTTGCATCAGTAACAAAAACAGGATGCTTAACAGTGCATGACTTTGAAACCTTGTACTGTACAATATATGGTCCAAAGTCAA GTTCATTGGAGGATGAGACAAAGGATTTGCTCCATATTTATACCTCCAAGGCATTAGATTATGTTCGCTGGAATCCGACTAATCAAGATGAG GTAGCTTGtgcttctagacaacatgataaaGTCATGCTTTTTGACATTGGTTATATCTCGTCTGAGCCTGTTGAA GTGTTAGAGAAAGGCAAATCAAAGTTTTCTCATCATACTTGTGAACTCTACAATGGGTTGTCTGAAATAATGTTTGCTTCAGCTGACAAGTCAAG GTTGCTTGCTTCTGGTCTTGATGGTGCTATTTACATATGGGATAAGAGATTGAGTAATTTTCCATGTCTTGAGCTAACGACTAATTCACATAGCCAACTTAATAGTATTGCATTGGACTTGGAAGATCGG GTTGTATTTGGGGCAAGTAAACAAGGAATCATTTATGCTTGGGATCTTCGTGGAGGACGGCCATCATATGCTTTTCAAAGTCACAATGAT GCATCTTGCTCCCTCCTGGCATCTCTAAAGGTTTCGTCAATGTTGGAGAGAATCACAACTTTAAAG GCACAATCAAACATCGTCTCAAGGGAAATTCACTCCATCAGCTTTGATCCATCTTGCTATCATCAGTTAGCATTTCATCTGGATGATGGCTG GTCTGGAGTCTTGAATGTCAGCAGCTTCAATGTGACACATGTGCATTGTCCACCGCCTGCTTGGTT GGATGGCATGGACATATCGACAAGTTCAATCATGCGAAGACCCTCTTGGCTTCCGACGTGCTCG ATATATGCAGTTGGATCTTCTTCTGGTAATGGGTTGTATCTTCTGGACTTCTATCCAGGCACAAGCTCAGCATGTCATGTAGACTTCAT CGAGGAATCACAGAACACTTATAAGGAATATCGTGGAGCAGTCAAAAACCAGTATGTTCCTGTGTCACAGAACATACTAGTCTGTGCTGTCCATCCCCTCAATGAAACAATAATTGCAGGGACTAAG GAATCTTCTTTGCTGGTGGTCTCTCCAAGGCTTCAGGAGCTCCAGAGCACAAACTCTACTACCTGA
- the LOC135623741 gene encoding uncharacterized protein LOC135623741 — protein MDRPQSSERGPVVAIECVAGSSKAEEWGGDMLQTGDVVEEIKIGGSPAVHSPFKGGRSGVQKLLHSAFKRGDTSIEVRVQRCGGEAAELQACIVPHSPAGRRQYVLRSIRDPNYAVGFVDRMVSECVALQGSRSSRVVCALSTAKVQDGYVPYNWEKKMKEFLPVPNSSCFLSMLVLPKALDLLASRYNCLEDTLARANTWLFASQASGVPIEFMNVQTEALLTKISGETASATVNSGSLSDLSNLANVSLYGFEDYHGVDIGVVRAVRLWVTPAAGELAVDIKLQEGDTKLGFAISCTEEGFIYISSVDDTDDEAASTRSGLRDMFRQARNAYKLLVISRVSNEKVLPWMVSSAGAIRCFDTISISQKLSLHRHALKPIRIHVLMWEQPSAYEFAEYKAAAPISLPLPPSTADAFETGFERDTAGDVSFRFNEISRSNGWV, from the exons ATGGACCGCCCGCAGTCGTCGGAGCGGGGGCCGGTGGTGGCGATCGAGTGCGTTGCGGGGAGCTCCAAGGCGGAGGAGTGGGGTGGGGACATGCTGCAGACCGGGGACGTGGTGGAGGAGATCAAGATCGGGGGGTCCCCCGCCGTCCACTCCCCGTTCAAGGGCGGGAGGAGCGGGGTCCAGAAGCTGCTCCACTCGGCCTTCAAGCGCGGGGACACGTCCATCGAGGTGAGGGTCCAGCGATGTGGCGGCGAGGCGGCGGAGCTCCAGGCCTGCATCGTACCCCACAGCCCGGCCGGGCGGCGCCAGTACGTGCTCCGCTCCATTCGCGACCCCAACTACGCCGTCGGGTTCGTCGACCGCATGGTGAGCGAGTGCGTGGCGTTGCAAG GCTCAAGGAGCTCGAGGGTGGTCTGTGCACTGAGCACTGCCAAGGTTCAGGATGGATATGTACCGTACAATTGGGAAAAAAAGATGAAGGAATTTCTTCCAGTGCCCAACTCAAGCTGCTTCCTCTCAATGCTGGTACTTCCAAAGGCGCTGGACCTGCTTGCTTCTCGTTACAATTGCCTTGAGGACACCTTGGCCCGTGCAAACACTTGGCTCTTCGCTTCTCAGGCTTCAGGAGTCCCCATTGAATTCATGAATGTCCAGACTGAGGCTCTCTTAACCAAG ATATCTGGTGAGACAGCATCTGCAACCGTGAACAGTGGATCGTTATCGGATCTTTCAAATCTTGCAAACGTTAGCCTCTATGGGTTTGAGGATTACCATGGGGTTGACATTGGAGTGGTCAGGGCAGTTAGGCTTTGGGTCACCCCAGCTGCTGGGGAACTGGCAGTAGATATTAAACTTCAAGAAGGTGATACGAAACTGGGATTTGCGATCAGTTGCACCGAAGAG GGTTTCATCTACATTTCCTCAGTGGATGATACGGATGATGAAGCAGCTTCCACACGATCAGGGCTTCGAGATATGTTCAGACAAGCAAGAAATGCATACAAGCTGCTGGTGATCTCGAGGGTGTCAAATGAAAAAGTTCTCCCTTGGATGGTGTCTTCTGCTGGAGCAattcgctgctttgataccatctcAATCAGCCAGAAGCTCTCCTTGCATAGGCATGCTCTGAAGCCAATTCGAATACATGTTCTGATGTGGGAGCAGCCATCGGCTTATGAGTTCGCAGAGTATAAAGCTGCAGCACCAATTTCTCTTCCGTTACCTCCATCGACAGCTGATGCATTCGAGACGGGGTTTGAGAGGGACACTGCTGGTGATGTGTCGTTCAGGTTCAATGAAATTTCCCGATCAAATGGGTGGGTGTGA
- the LOC135623740 gene encoding IRK-interacting protein-like — MESSSGGGGADGIHRQDIQAAIVKAAELRALHAALLHGSTGGSPAVVRLPAGASPSFSRGANHLAVPEDYPVFTPSYEEEPLPGYHYLRAENRSLSQTWSAIGLDGEGTDTETVVFDSKSVNKLSTSNSEPNISSVIEHLSNRTSCTNRMPMSQATLGSDILKSSSRRTGSGECRTGITNEARKRETVNMEVDGDQKNLKNVKSTVAPYNPDQSVKMRTKHRGPVLSWLFPKSKKKPKPEMSPKTMESEDMSQLLKEWGVLSLESLKKELLEANENRDAALAKVSEVRLSLGELQQKLVSLEAYCEELKTALKQATHTKSSQSLERSNLSKRMKSIGGNKDNSMPVSQEVMVEGFLQIVSEARLSIKQFCKMIIQQTEETSDDLSEKLNLLLQPHQMTLSSKYSKGVIYHLEALINQSLYQDFENCAFHKNGSPKFLDPWQECRENFSSFVALRNLSWNEVLQKGTKYYSEDFSRFCDQKMSCLVSLLNWSRPWPEQLLQCFFIAAKCIWLLHLLAFSFSPPLMILRVEENRDYDPIYMEDIPLDRHRAQAPARVKIMVMPGFYVKDRVLRCRVLCRHSSVA; from the exons ATGGAATCGtctagtggtggtggtggtgccgaTGGGATCCACAGGCAGGACATCCAGGCGGCCATTGTGAAGGCGGCAGAGCTGAGGGCGCTCCACGCGGCGCTGCTCCACGGGAGTACCGGCGGCAGTCCCGCGGTGGTGAGGTTGCCCGCCGGCGCTTCCCCTTCCTTTTCCCGCGGCGCCAATCATCTCGCGGTACCTGAAGATTATCCTGTCTTCACGCCG AGTTATGAAGAGGAACCGTTGCCTGGATACCACTATCTTCGTGCAGAGAACAGAAGCTTGTCACAAACTTGGAGTGCAATTGGTCTGGATGGAGAAGGAACAGATACTGAAACAGTTGTCTTTGATAGCAAAAGTGTGAATAAACTTTCCACGTCAAACAGTGAACCAAACATTTCATCTGTAATCGAGCACTTATCCAACAGAACCTCATGCACTAACCGCATGCCCATGTCGCAAGCCACTCTAGGATCCGATATCCTCAAGTCCTCAAGTAGAAGAACAGGCTCAGGAGAATGTAGAACGGGCATTACAAATGAGGCACGCAAGCGGGAAACTGTTAACATGGAAGTGGATGGTGACCAGAAGAATCTCAAGAATGTTAAAAGCACAGTGGCACCATACAATCCGGATCAATCTGTAAAGATGCGTACAAAACACAGAGGGCCAGTCCTTTCATGGTTATTTCCAAAATCAAAAAAGAAGCCCAAGCCAGAAATGTCACCAAAGACGATGGAATCGGAGGACATGTCCCAACTTCTTAAGGAATGGGGGGTTCTCTCGCTCGAGTCACTGAAGAAGGAGCTCCTCGAGGCCAATGAGAACAGGGATGCTGCCCTGGCGAAAGTTTCAGAGGTGAGGTTGTCGTTGGGAGAGCTGCAACAGAAGCTAGTCAGTCTGGAAGCATATTGTGAAGAGCTGAAAACGGCCTTAAAGCAGGCTACACATACAAAGAGTTCCCAGAGTCTGGAGAGGtctaatctgtcaaaaagaatgaAGTCCATCGGTGGCAACAAAGACAACTCGATGCCGGTCAGCCAAGAGGTAATGGTGGAGGGTTTCTTGCAGATAGTATCAGAAGCCAGGCTCTCCATCAAGCAGTTTTGCAAGATGATCATCCAGCAGACAGAAGAAACCAGCGACGATCTGTCAGAGAAACTAAATTTGCTTCTCCAACCACATCAGATGACATTAAGTAGCAAGTACTCAAAAGGAGTAATCTATCATTTAGAAGCCCTCATAAACCAATCTTTATATCAGGACTTTGAGAACTGTGCATTCCATAAGAATGGCTCTCCAAAGTTTCTAGATCCCTGGCAAGAGTGCCGAGAGAACTTCTCGTCATTTGTTGCGCTCCGGAATCTGAGCTGGAACGAGGTGTTGCAGAAGGGAACCAAGTACTATAGCGAAGATTTCAGCCGGTTTTGTGATCAAAAAATGAGCTGCCTTGTTTCCTTACTAAACTGGTCGAGGCCATGGCCTGAACAGCTCCTCCAGTGCTTCTTCATCGCTGCCAAGTGCATTTGGTTGCTCCATTTGCTGGCCTTTTCCTTCAGCCCACCCTTGATGATCTTGCGAGTCGAGGAAAATCGAGATTATGACCCCATCTACATGGAGGATATCCCCTTAGACAGACACAGAGCGCAAGCTCCTGCTCGAGTCAAGATCATGGTCATGCCGGGATTCTATGTGAAGGATAGGGTGCTGCGGTGCAGGGTTCTTTGCAGGCATAGTTCTGTGGCATGA